CTTGCTGTAAAAACCACTTAAGGGGGGAAATCCACAGAGCGCCAGCGTGGCAACAAGAAAAGTCAGCCAGGTCACGGGCATCCGTCGCCGCAGACCGCCCATCTGCCAGATGTCCTGCTCGTGATGCAGCGCATGGATTACAGAACCAGCTCCCAAAAATAACAACGCCTTGAAAAAGGCATGGGTGGTCAGGTGAAACATCGCTGCCTGGGGATGCAGCAAGCCCACCGCCATGATCATGTAGCCCAGTTGGGACAAGGTAGAATAAGCCAGAATGCGCTTGATGTCACTTTGTTGCACTGCGATCAACGCCGCCAGCAGGGCCGTTATCCCCCCAATCATGGCAATGATATCCAAGGGCGTCACCCCCTGCAAAAATGCCAGGCTCTCTGGCCAGCTCACCGGGACGGTGTAAAGGAAGAAAAGGCGGCAGAGCATGTACACACCAGCAGCCACCATCGTGGCGGCGTGAATCAGTGCGCTTACCGGCGTGGGGCCTTCCATCGCGTCCGGCAACCAGACGTGCAACGGGAATTGCGCGGACTTGCCCATGGCGCCACAGAAAATCAGCAATCCCGCAACTCCTGCCATGTCCCCCAAGCGGTCGGGACGTGAGGCCAATTGCTGGCGAATTTCGTCGAAATCCAGCGTCCCCAACATGCCCCAAATCACCAATATCCCCAAGAGAAAGCCAAAATCCCCGAGGCGATTGGTAAGGAAGGCTTTGCGCGCGGCATTGGCCGCCGCCGCCCGCTCATGCCAGAAACCAATCAACAAGTAACTCGACACCCCGACCAGCTCCCAAAAGATGAACAGCGTGATGAGATCGTTGGCGAACACAATCCCCAACATGGCAAAAGTGAACAGACTCAACCCTGCAAAATACCGCCCCATGTGCGGGTCTTTGGCCATATACCCCGCCGAATACAAGTGTATCAAGCCACCCACCCCCGTCACCACCAGGGACATGAGGAGGCTCAGAAAATCCATTCGCAGCGCCATGGACACCTTGACGCCGCCAACCTGCAACCACGGCAGACGCCATTCCGTCAGCGAAGGGTACAGTCCCAGATTGCTTTCGGCGGGCAGGCCAAACACGACGAACAGGCCGCTGCACACCACAA
This is a stretch of genomic DNA from Fontisphaera persica. It encodes these proteins:
- the nuoL gene encoding NADH-quinone oxidoreductase subunit L; its protein translation is MEHPENLLWLALAAPLGAAVLITCFFRKEGRFSAGLSIGAVGLSFVVCSGLFVVFGLPAESNLGLYPSLTEWRLPWLQVGGVKVSMALRMDFLSLLMSLVVTGVGGLIHLYSAGYMAKDPHMGRYFAGLSLFTFAMLGIVFANDLITLFIFWELVGVSSYLLIGFWHERAAAANAARKAFLTNRLGDFGFLLGILVIWGMLGTLDFDEIRQQLASRPDRLGDMAGVAGLLIFCGAMGKSAQFPLHVWLPDAMEGPTPVSALIHAATMVAAGVYMLCRLFFLYTVPVSWPESLAFLQGVTPLDIIAMIGGITALLAALIAVQQSDIKRILAYSTLSQLGYMIMAVGLLHPQAAMFHLTTHAFFKALLFLGAGSVIHALHHEQDIWQMGGLRRRMPVTWLTFLVATLALCGFPPLSGFYSKDAILAAAQEKTGLFILAVGTAGLTSFYMFRLVFVAFCGAPRSAKVEHAHESPSIMTVPLVLLAVFSAAGGVIGIPAFLQKMPDLAGVAGHMAGAGKAVAAQTATLWNAFIEPFHHAPKVAALGLAASLFGLLAAWLLYGKGGKDPLPASLGVLSRLMRDRFVLDEIYEGVIYLTHDAIARLAAWVDTWIISGVGVRGAHGATELAGRALRLLQTGNVQTYAFLLAAGLALVLWWKLGR